In a single window of the Cupriavidus basilensis genome:
- a CDS encoding DUF6984 family protein gives MKNRNISAAEFNLLGFLGKLGQVEGRGDFLMKTPLEVQPMEDGGMGSFRICLPNQCEKNGHETMVASAQALDKDGTLVFATLFVDSQHRPIEVDIWKVDYSQMLEMPSNWIPERNPPLPGGGE, from the coding sequence ATGAAGAATCGAAATATTTCCGCTGCCGAATTTAATCTTCTGGGTTTCCTTGGAAAATTAGGTCAAGTTGAAGGAAGAGGCGATTTCTTGATGAAGACGCCGTTAGAAGTTCAGCCTATGGAAGACGGTGGTATGGGTAGCTTCCGTATTTGCTTGCCCAATCAATGCGAAAAAAATGGGCATGAGACGATGGTGGCTTCGGCACAAGCGCTAGACAAGGACGGCACGCTAGTATTTGCGACGCTTTTCGTAGATAGCCAACATCGCCCGATTGAGGTGGATATCTGGAAGGTGGATTATTCTCAAATGCTGGAAATGCCTTCCAATTGGATTCCGGAACGAAATCCGCCATTGCCTGGCGGAGGAGAATAA